A genomic window from Papaver somniferum cultivar HN1 unplaced genomic scaffold, ASM357369v1 unplaced-scaffold_15, whole genome shotgun sequence includes:
- the LOC113335649 gene encoding probable polygalacturonase, with protein sequence MIGRIYDQRLEWKRCIPALVSSHRTLFTVLWIMGFASLFVWQRNLLVDGLWGLKVDAKPMPMLRPFAFNLTDFGGKGDGVTENTKAFEKAIMEIAKLGKKGGGQLNVPPGNWLTAPFNLTSHMTLFLAEGATILGIEDEALWPLMAPLPSYGAGREHAGPRYGSLIHGQHLKDVVITGHNGTINGQGPSWWKKYKQKLLNYTRGPLVQIMWSSDIHISNITLRDSPFWTIHPYDCKNVFITNVTILAPVFGAPNTDGIDPDSCDNVVIEDCYISVGDDGIAIKSGWDQYGVAYGRPSTNILIRNLVVRSTVSAGVSIGSEMSGGVSNITVENVVVWSSRRAMRIKTAAGRGGYIQNITYRNITFDNVRVGFVVKTDYNEHPDAGYDPKAYPILSNINFINIHGQGVRVPVRLHGSPEIPLRNLTFRDFSVGISYKKKHIFQCSSVQGRVIGSIFPAPCENLDLYDEQGNLIKRGAQNVTDIDYDF encoded by the exons ATGATTGGGAGAATATACGACCAGAGATTAGAATGGAAAAGGTGTATACCAGCATTAGTATCATCACACAGAACATTATTTACAGTCCTGTGGATCATGGGTTTTGCTTCATTGTTTGTATGGCAGAGAAATCTTCTAGTTGATGGTTTATGGGGTTTGAAAGTTGATGCAAAACCAATGCCAATGTTGAGACCATTTGCATTTAATTTGACTGATTTTGGTGGTAAAGGTGATGGTGTTACTGAGAATACAAAAGCTTTCGAGAAGGCGATTATGGAGATCGCGAAGCTGGGGAAGAAAGGTGGTGGGCAGCTTAATGTGCCACCGGGGAATTGGCTTACAGCGCCGTTTAATCTTACTAGTCATATGACTTTGTTCCTTGCTGAAGGTGCTACTATACTTGGCATTGAG GACGAAGCGTTGTGGCCTCTTATGGCTCCTTTACCATCATATGGAGCTGGGAGGGAGCATGCTGGACCTCGATATGGTAGTCTGATTCATGGTCAGCATCTCAAGGATGTGGTTATTACAG GTCATAATGGTACCATCAATGGACAAGGTCCGTCATGGTGGAAGAAGTATAAACAAAAGCTTCTCAACTACACGAGGGGACCGCTTGTGCAGATAATGTGGTCAAGTGACATCCATATCTCGAACATAACCCTACGTGATTCTCCTTTCTGGACAATCCATCCCTATGACTGCAAGAATGTTTTCATCACAAACGTCACCATCTTAGCTCCTGTCTTTGGTGCTCCAAACACGGATGGGATAGATCCTG ATTCATGTGACAATGTTGTGATAGAGGACTGTTACATAAGTGTAGGAGATGACGGAATTGCAATAAAGAGTGGTTGGGATCAGTATGGAGTTGCTTATGGTCGGCCATCAACAAACATTCTCATTCGGAACCTTGTTGTTCGTTCTACAGTAAG TGCTGGAGTATCTATAGGCAGTGAGATGTCGGGTGGAGTTTCAAACATCACTGTGGAAAATGTTGTTGTATGGAGCTCAAGAAGAGCCATGAGGATCAAGACAGCCGCAGGAAGAGGTGGATACATTCAAAACATCACCTACCGAAACATCACATTTGACAATGTGCGTGTAGGATTTGTGGTCAAGACTGATTACAATGAGCATCCTGATGCAGGGTACGATCCCAAAGCCTACCCAATCCTCAGTAACATAAATTTCATCAATATACATGGTCAGGGAGTACGTGTGCCAGTCCGACTTCATGGAAGTCCAGAAATTCCCTTGAGAAACCTAACATTCCGGGACTTCTCAGTTGGAATATCATACAAGAAAAAACATATCTTCCAGTGTTCATCTGTACAAGGTCGTGTCATTGGTTCAATCTTCCCAGCACCATGCGAGAACCTTGATCTTTATGATGAGCAAGGGAACTTGATTAAACGTGGTGCACAGAATGTGACTGATATAGACTACGATTTCTGA
- the LOC113335650 gene encoding magnesium transporter MRS2-F-like → MRIQEEIHHHRGGGGGGGTTPLMAPQTPPTPQQQPPQHQHQPRRKGAGAGTRSWLVVSNSGKSQVEEIGKHPIMRRTGLPARDLRLLDPVLSHPSTILGRERSIVVNLEQIKAIITATEVFVLNFRDPVLYPFVHDLEQKVSPVVNEEELRNDNELRQFKESFRNSGDDDEIVAKGLSDVRKAGGPVVLPFEFKVLEVCLEFACKSLETETSTLEQEAYPAVDELTSKISTLNLQRARQIKSRLVALLGRVQKVRDELENLLDDDMDMAEMYLTDKLVHLGSEEAASQDDDEINNDERESDNESDYDVRSQSNKSSRLTSYLKPNVEELEMLLEAYFAQIEGTLNKLLTMREYIDDTEDYINIMLDDKQNQLLQMGVLLSTANLLLNAGIVVVGLFGMNIHIELFDYLTGENENNYSSTKFLQTVSGTFASCIVMYIIAIFCGKERGLLG, encoded by the exons ATGAGGATTCAAGAAGAAATCCATCATcatagaggaggaggaggaggaggaggtacaACACCACTAATGGCACCACAAACACCACCAACCCCACAACAACAACCACCGCAACACCAACATCAACCAAGAAGAAAAGGAGCTGGAGCTGGAACCAGATCATGGTTAGTAGTATCGAACTCAGGGAAATCACAAGTAGAAGAAATAGGGAAACATCCAATTATGAGAAGAACTGGTTTACCAGCGCGTGATTTAAGATTACTTGATCCAGTTCTTTCACATCCATCAACAATACTTGGTAGAGAAAGATCTATTGTTGTTAATTTAGAACAGATTAAAGCCATCATTACTGCTACAGAAGTATTTGTATTGAATTTTAGAGATCCTGTGCTTTACCCTTTTGTTCATGATCTTGAACAAAAGGTTTCTCCTGTTGTTAatgaagaggaattacgaaatgATAATGAGTTACGGCAGTTTAAAGAATCATTTCGTAATTcaggtgatgatgatgagattGTTGCCAAGGGTTTGTCAGATGTGCGGAAGGCGGGTGGGCCTGTGGTTTTGCCTTTTGAATTCAAAGTGCTTGAAGTTTGTCTTGAATTTGCTTGTAAGAGTCTTGAAACCGag ACATCCACACTGGAACAAGAAGCATATCCAGCCGTAGATGAGTTGACATCTAAAATCAGTACGCTCAACCTCCAACGTGCTAGACAAATAAAGAGTCGCCTAGTTGCATTGCTTGGACGTGTTCAAAAG GTGAGAGATGAACTTGAAAACTTgctggatgatgatatggatatgGCTGAGATGTATTTGACAGATAAGCTTGTTCATTTGGGGTCCGAAGAAGCTGCTTCACAGGATGATGATGAAATAAACAATGATGAACGTGAGTCTGACAATGAAAG TGATTATGATGTCCGTTCGCAAAGCAACAAGAGCAGTAGGCTAACTAGTTATCTTAAGCCAAACGTTGAAgagttggagatgctcttagaagCCTACTTTGCCCAGATAGAAGGAACATTAAACAAACTGTTAACT ATGAGGGAATACATTGATGACACAGAGGATTACATCAATATAATGCTGGATGACAAACAGAATCAGCTTCTACAGATGGGAGTTTTGCTTAGTACAGCGAATTTATTACTGAATGCGGGAATTGTAGTTGTAGGACTCTTTGGCATGAATATTCATATCGAACTTTTTGATTATCTCACTGGAGAAAACGAAAATAATTACTCTTCTACAAAGTTTCTGCAAACTGTGAGTGGTACTTTTGCTAGTTGCATTGTAATGTACATCATTGCCATCTTCTGCGGCAAGGAAAGAGGACTTCTGGGATAA